One Plasmodium gaboni strain SY75 chromosome 1, whole genome shotgun sequence DNA segment encodes these proteins:
- a CDS encoding LCCL domain-containing protein codes for MLKITCVILFFYIIKSLFVYTKSPETSLEKITEFRQQHRKTLDGRLCAAAFLHDDQTYTNCSTSLSPDGTSGREWCYVEVQLLGKGSRDWDYCRDSINYDKLRLHAKKVFEEKSLEADRLKDRLHVLNSRVYSMLQKYDSVCGKKHELINSRIEKINEWLDKSSESIIKIENNSNDLNSTKSIINQLQIDIKEENKNLKQSEENCKNLPGYENEPDSDGLKVSYFNNLFFDGIPIETRIEKDINFLYNSRGPLENLSPHKYSIRYESYLFVPHNGTYTFTIETDCYVRLLINNKVILTYGLEEVVDITDENMYYNNQHDMNQYNDGYKLNTPLSFSYRKYSNIKYTLNNDDGSEIIKKNSIPIELVGGEKHKFVLEISHSAHLKYKNEESSSFKLYWKSSRINQQIIQSHYFFTENIIPPTRFSSLDPDIFELGLVDINEHVYKNDNKWIITKVNTKYIGLHLLKTQEHPQYNNFSLSINTGSNLFIASPIDNVFPLSPYKDSLWKVFDTNDIIEIENTGNSNNNNVNVNNNNMIHKKKQFKIKFIPLKNKSELKFYVSNNIPFFIFAQQRKIFPTICNGEEQILSLPSNAAFKECEESSSLSYEFNCIAGLSSLHMDKKFHVWRSSNSGIGEYIKVSFNAPVQINKFRFKPRDDVLTWPSEISLLFDDTEVIIPVLHTSNIEHNTTKLEHPIITTFVKIEIKDMFLNHNETGGSFELVGNSCNFTNDDYLVAHHASIDIIDCHNNTLNNIPDVLPLIHGDKFLITCDPNCIDNLSGEVYGSDVYSIDSSICKASIHAGVCNIQNKYNCKFLIIINEKQKNYIGTLQNNILSLNQSNNSNLSFSFSPILNPNFSQFYSSHPNSYSIVFKRNDDLNLPNKFLIDYGDIFTNYGSFAYGWNKPITFLNSSAQKKNFYSNGLYSGGIPFPPATASQHCITDLECQTNFWTFQTHENGTYTIQVLVGNLSSNIKQNAFIEVNGLPLIKNIQLEKNEYFVAVKNVHVTSRSLIFTSTCLETDNQCANAKTTIMALQILKI; via the exons ATGTTAAAGATAACATGTGttatcctttttttttacatcATTAAAAGTCTCTTTGTATATACAAAATCTCCTGAAACATCTCTGGAAAAAATAACTGAGTTTAGACAACAGCATAGAAAAACATTAGATGGAAGATTATGTGCTGCAGCATTTCTTCATGATGATCAGACATATACAAATTGTTCTACTTCTCTATCACCAGACGGAACAAGTG GAAGGGAATGGTGTTATGTCGAAGTTCAGTTACTAGGAAAAGGTTCGAGAGATTGGGATTATTGTAGGGATTCCATAAATTATGACAAGTTAAGGTTACATGCTAAAAAAGTATTTGAAGAAAAATCTTTAGAAGCAGACAGACTTAAAGATAGATTACATGTATTGAATAGTAGAGTTTATAGTATGCTACAAAAATATGATTCAGTGTGCGGAAAAAAACATGAACTTATAAATTCTAgaattgaaaaaataaatgaatgGTTAGATAAAAGTTCAGAATCCatcataaaaatagaaaataatagCAATGATTTAAATTCAACAAAAAGTATTATTAATCAACTACAAATAGATattaaagaagaaaataaaaatttgaAACAATCTGAAGAAAATTGTAAGAATTTACCAGGATATGAAAATGAACCAGATAGTGATGGATTAAAAGTTTCCTATTTTAATAATCTATTTTTTGATGGTATACCTATAGAAACAAGAATtgaaaaagatattaattttttatataatagtaGAGGACCATTAGAAAATTTATCACCTCATAAATATTCTATTCGTTATGAAagttatttatttgttccACATAATGGAACATATACATTTACTATAGAAACAGATTGTTATGTTAgattattaataaataataaagttATATTAACTTATGGCTTAGAAGAAGTTGTAGATATAACAGATgaaaatatgtattataataatcaacATGATATGAACCAATATAATGATGgatataaattaaatacacccctttctttttcatatcgaaaatatagtaatataaaatataccttaaataatgatgatggtagtgaaataataaaaaaaaattctatACCTATAGAATTGGTAGGTGGAGAAAAACATAAATTTGTATTAGAAATATCACATTCTGCtcatttaaaatataaaaatgaagaatcGAGTTCTTTCAAATTATATTGGAAATCCAGTAGAATTAATCAACAAATTATACAAAgtcattatttttttacagaaaatattattccACCTACTAGATTCTCTTCTTTAGATCCTGATATATTTGAACTTGGATTAGttgatataaatgaacatgtatataaaaatgataataaatgGATTATAACAAAGGTcaatacaaaatatataggTTTACATCTTTTAAAAACACAAGAACATCCACAATATAATAACTTTTCTCTATCTATTAATACAGGAtcaaatttatttatagCTTCACCTATAGATAATGTATTTCCATTAAGTCCATACAAAGACTCCTTATGGAAAGTATTCGATACGAATGATATTATAGAAATAGAGAACACAGgtaatagtaataataacaatgttaatgttaataataataatatgatccataaaaaaaaacagtttaaaataaaatttattcctttaaaaaataaatcagaattaaaattttatgtatcaaataatattcccttctttatttttgctcaacaaagaaaaatatttccAACCATATGTAATGGAGAAGAACAAATTTTGTCATTACCTTCTAATGCTGCATTTAAAGAATGTGAAGAATCATCTTCTTTATCTTATGAATTTAATTGTATAGCTGGATTAAGTTCTTTGCATATGGATAAAAAATTTCATGTATGGAGATCATCAAATTCAGGAATTGgagaatatattaaagtATCATTTAATGCACCAGTGcaaattaataaatttagATTTAAACCAAGAGATGATGTTCTAACATGGCCATCAGAAATATCATTACTTTTTGATGATACTGAAGTTATCATTCCAGTTTTACATACTTCTAATATTGAACATAACACAACCAAACTAGAACATCCAATTATAACAACATTTGTGAAAATAGAAATTAAAGATATGTTTCTTAATCATAATGAAACAGGAGGTTCTTTTGAACTTGTTGGGAATTCATGTAATTTTACTAATGATGATTATTTAGTAGCTCATCATGCTAGTATTGATATTATTGATTGTCATAATAATACTTTAAACAATATACCTGATGTTCTTCCTTTAATACATGGagataaatttttaattacaTGTGATCCAAATTGTATAGATAATTTATCTGGAGAAGTATATGGTTCAGATGTATATTCTATAGATTCATCTATATGTAAAGCTTCTATTCATGCAGGTGTATGTAATATccaaaataaatataattgtaaatttttaattataatcaatgaaaaacaaaaaaattatataggtactttacaaaataatattttatctttaaatcaaagtaataattcaaatttatctttttcattttctcCAATACTTAATCCAAACTTTTCTCAATTTTATTCATCACATCCTAATAGTTATTCCAttgtttttaaaagaaatgatGATCTTAATTTACcaaataaatttttaatagaTTATGGAGATATTTTTACTAATTATGGATCATTTGCATATGGATGGAATAAACCAATTACTTTTTTAAACTCTTCAgcacaaaaaaaaaatttttattctaATGGTCTCTATTCAGGAGGTATACCATTTCCACCTGCAACAGCTAGTCAACATTGTATTACCGATTTAGAATGCCAAACTAATTTCTGGACTTTTCAAACTCATGAAAATGGTACCTATACTATTCAAGTACTTGTTGGAAATCTTTCATCCAATATTAAACAAAATGCATTTATTGAAGTAAACGGATTGCCTTTaatcaaaaatatacaacttgaaaaaaatgaatattttgTTGCAGTTAAAAATGTTCACGTTACAAGTAGGTCTTTGATATTTACATCCACATGCTTAGAAACAGACAACCAATGTGCTAATGCAAAAACGACAATAATGGCCCTTCAAATATTGAAAATCTAA
- a CDS encoding putative mRNA cleavage factor-like protein gives MLSANISSNLNNTAVNITSRENKGEWLLYPQSNYEFNIDEKLKNKFIIDKEKCKKRINAYNKNGIRNSVLAIILCHRYEYPHLLLLQHIESQKYYLLNGKYKTWEKPKEVLKKKLQKYINKIKDIHFTPAQINKEQEETVEIGDFLGEWWRTQFNSVFLPYLPAHISRPKEYIRLYQVILSPKCIFHLPPGFTLKAIPLFDLNNCGLAISGLSSILSRFKLHCMVQEQDVEN, from the coding sequence ATGTTAAGTGCTAATATAAGCTCTAATTTGAATAATACAGCTGTTAATATAACAAGCCGAGAAAATAAAGGAGAATGGCTATTATATCCTCAATCTAACTATGAGTTTAATATTGATGAGAAgttgaaaaataaatttattatagATAAGGAGAAATGCAAGAAACGTATAAATGCgtataataaaaatggtATTCGTAATTCCGTACTAgcaataatattatgtcATAGATATGAATATCcacatttattattattgcAACATATAGAAAGTcagaaatattatttattgaatgggaaatataaaacatgGGAGAAGCCAAAAGaagtattaaaaaaaaaattacaaaaatatattaacaaaatTAAAGATATACATTTTACACCAGctcaaataaataaagaacaAGAAGAGACAGTTGAAATTGGAGATTTTTTAGGAGAATGGTGGAGAACACAATTCAATTCTGTTTTCTTACCATACTTGCCTGCACATATAAGTAGACCAAAAGAATATATCAGATTATATCAAGTAATATTATCTCCCAAATGTATTTTTCATTTACCTCCTGGATTTACTTTAAAAGCTATACCACTTTTTGACTTAAATAATTGCGGATTGGCAATTAGTGGACTGTCAAGTATTCTTTCAAGATTTAAATTACATTGTATGGTACAAGAACAAGACGTcgaaaattaa
- a CDS encoding putative fatty acid elongation protein, GNS1/SUR4 family, which produces MIRNIITKTNDEYSMEIIGHIRSYPKRPIFFIEEIYPFLNYVSFKWERDFKPFQFIQFVHNKYLICPLIVIIYLLFCKYGNILMRDKKALNLKRTISIWNFVLSFFNLLVTIKLYPVLIYIIYHYSLTGLLIIPPIYTCGFGSVGLWICFFIISKYFELIDTLFLILKKKEITFLHWFHHSTVLLYTWDTYYEEIPVGFVFICINAVVHTIMYFYYFLASCYNKKFKWSIIVTFIQICQMFLGVLLTSYCLYISYIYTYNNKWAVSFVHKLKNNVTFQYGHYISRKNIILASLMYISYLYLFINYFFHRYIISYLLKKKKKS; this is translated from the exons atgatcagaaatattataacaaaaaCAAATGATGAGTATTCTATGGAGATAATTGGACATATAAGAAGCTATCCTAAGAGGCCTATATTTTTCATAGAAGAAATATATCCATTTCTAAATTATGTCTCCTTTAAATG GGAGAGAGATTTCAAACCTTTTCAATTTATTCAATTTGTTCATAACAAATATTTGATATGTCCTTTGATAgtaattatttatttattattttgtaaatatgGGAATATTCTAATGAGAGATAAAAAAGCGTTGAATTTGAAAAGAACAATATCTATATGGAATTTTgttttatcattttttaatttgttagtaacaataaaattatatcctgtattaatatatataatatatcattattcTTTAACAGGTTTATTAATTATTCCACCCATTTATACATGTGGATTTGGTTCGGTTGGATTATGgatatgtttttttattatatcaaaatattttgagTTAATTGATAccttatttttaattttaaaaaagaaagaaataaCTTTTTTACATTGGTTTCATCATTCTActgttttattatatacatgGGATACATATTATGAAGAAATACCTGTTGGGtttgtttttatttgtattaatGCGGTTGTTCATACCATTATgtacttttattattttttggctagttgttataataaaaaatttaaatgGAGTATTATTGTTACATTTATACAAATCTGCCAAATGTTTTTAGGCGTTTTATTGACTAGTTATTGtctttatatatcttatatatatacatataataataaatggGCAGTTTCCTTTGTTcacaaattaaaaaataatgttaCCTTTCAATATGGACATTATATAtcaagaaaaaatattatattggCTTCACTTATgtatatatcatatttatatttatttattaacTACTTTTTTCAcagatatataatatcatatcttttaaaaaaaaaaaaaaaatcatgA
- a CDS encoding putative tubulin-specific chaperone a: protein MEYMEMELKVLKINHAAVRRLLKELIFYEEEEKELRGKLNTLKDENKSENEIKRAKD, encoded by the exons ATGGAATATATGGAAATGGAATTAAAAGTTTTGAAAATTAATCATGCCGCTGTGAGAAGACTTTTGAAGGAATTAATATTCTACGAAGAGGAAGAAAAGGAATTAAGAGGCAAATTAAACACCCTTAAg GATGAGAATAAGAGTGAAAACGAAATAAAGAGGGCAAAAGAT
- a CDS encoding putative cold-shock protein, with translation MLRGKIHIHFNSYKKYFFSQLINKKKHDKITGNVIMFDKRKGYGFIKPNDGGPDIFVHYTDICQSRTFEVTNEEKKKLAWNASMEDITQKKEEYNFEHDNNKNNKKKEIKKEFKYLVPGERVKFSVIYDEKSNSSKAINVDYID, from the exons ATGCTTAGAGGAAAAATCCACATTCATTTTAAtagttataaaaaatattttttttctcaattaataaataaaaagaaacatGATAAAATTACAGGAAATGTTATCATGTTTGATAAGAGGAAAGGTTATGGTTTTATAA aACCAAACGACGGAGGGCCAGACATTTTCGTACATTATACTGACATTTGTCAAA GTAGAACCTTTGAAGTTACAAAtgaagagaaaaaaaaattagcATGGAATGCAAGTATGGAAGATATAACGCAAAAGAAGGAGGAATATAACTTTGAacatgataataataaaaataataaaaaaaaagaaattaaaaaagaatttaaatatttgGTACCAGGAGAAAGAGTCAAATTTTCCGTAATATACGATGAAAAAAGTAATTCAAGTAAAGCTATAAATGTTGATTATATAGATTAG
- a CDS encoding putative phenylalanine--tRNA ligase encodes MSTNNVEEKKNEELYNFLSILEEEFKLRKIENNNNNSNDDDVNKREDNIEYYKKLKDEKGLDVLINEYTTSLKISNKYNIDHNKVMGMIKKLETLYYIINVIKSFNTYHLNEEGIQYLKEGSPEFIVIKYVIENNKCTLEDLKKKLGKIGDIGLNTNLKNRSIQLNKADKSLTSNSNINDIEDFTQIYLNIISQYGHDEELLFAHLKNEIHKKKQLNNDKMKNCCKDDNNIINNLIQDLKKRKLLEIKKNSYSHVIKTSIFKKDIKKQITDINYLLLKNEEYKKYDIKKYNFFSSGKKINKGNIHLLTKQMRTFKDIFFSLGFEEMETHNYVESSFWCFDALYIPQQHPSRDLQDTFFIKEPEYCMNKFVDTQYIDNISRVHTYGDYGSFGWNYKWKLEESKKNVLRTHTTANSCRALFKLAKEYKETGSIKPKKYFSIDRVFRNENLDSTHLAEFHQVEGLIIDKNIGLSHLIGTLAAFYKYIGIHKLKFKPTFNPYTEPSMEIYGYHEESKKWLEVGNSGIFRPEMLRSMGFSEEVSVIAWGLSLERPTMIKYNIKNIRDLFGYKSVV; translated from the coding sequence ATGAGTACCAATAATGTGGaggagaaaaaaaatgaggaattatataatttcttaaGCATACTTGAAGAAGAATTTAAATTGAGAAAgatagaaaataataataataatagtaatgACGATGATGTTAATAAAAGAGAAGATAATattgaatattataaaaaattaaaagatgAGAAAGGATTAGATGTActtataaatgaatatacAACATCCTTAAAGATaagtaataaatataatatagatCATAATAAAGTAATGGGTATGATTAAAAAACTGGaaacattatattatattattaatgtTATTAAATCTTTTAATACTTATCATTTGAATGAAGAAGGTATacaatatttaaaagaagGGTCTCCTGAAtttattgttataaaatatgtaattgaaaataataaatgtacATTAGaagatttaaaaaagaaactTGGAAAAATAGGAGATATAGGTCTAAATACGAATTTGAAAAATCGTAGTATTCAATTAAATAAAGCTGATAAATCTTTAACtagtaatagtaatataaatgatatagAAGACTTCActcaaatatatttaaatataataagtCAATATGGACATGatgaagaattattatttgcacatttaaaaaatgaaattcATAAGAAGAAGCAActaaataatgataaaatgaaaaattgttgtaaagatgataataatattattaacaaTTTAATACaagatttaaaaaaaaggaaattattagaaataaaaaaaaattcatatagCCATGTAATTAAAACTagtatttttaaaaaagatattaaaaaacaaattacagatataaattatttattattaaaaaatgaagaatataaaaaatatgatataaaaaaatataattttttttcaagtGGGAAAAAAATCAATAAAGGAAATATTCATCTTTTAACAAAACAAATGAGAACTTTTaaagatatttttttttccttaGGATTTGAAGAAATGGAAACTCATAATTATGTTGAATCATCTTTTTGGTGTTTTGATGCTTTATATATTCCACAACAACATCCAAGTAGAGATTTACAAGATaccttttttataaaagaacCAGAATATTGTATGAATAAATTTGTAGATACACAATATATCGATAATATTTCAAGAGTACATACATATGGTGACTATGGAAGTTTTGGATGGAATTATAAATGGAAATTAGAAgaaagtaaaaaaaatgttttaagAACTCATACTACAGCAAATTCTTGTAGAGCCTTATTTAAACTAGCCAAAGAATATAAAGAAACAGGATCTATAAaaccaaaaaaatattttagTATTGATCGTGTTTTTAGAAATGAAAATCTAGATAGTACCCATTTAGCTGAATTTCATCAAGTAGAAGGACTTATTATCGATAAAAATATTGGACTTTCTCATTTAATAGGAACATTAGCAGctttttataaatacataGGTATTCACAAGCTAAAATTTAAACCTACTTTTAATCCATATACAGAACCATCTATGGAAATATATGGATATCATGAGGAGAGTAAAAAGTGGCTAGAAGTTGGAAATAGTGGAATCTTTAGACCAGAAATGTTAAGATCCATGGGATTCTCTGAAGAAGTATCTGTAATAGCCTGGGGGCTAAGTTTGGAGAGACCAACAATGATTAAgtataacataaaaaatattaggGACCTTTTTGGATATAAAAGTGTTGtatga